Proteins encoded in a region of the Desulfovibrio sp. genome:
- a CDS encoding integrase core domain-containing protein, whose product KTMKYCPTFPKRFGSIQDARAFCVQFFQWYNHDHHHTGIGLMTPWQVHSGQAPTIRETRLKTLADVYAKNPQRFVRKPPQPPELPDAAWINPPEKKAAA is encoded by the coding sequence TCAAGACGATGAAATACTGCCCGACCTTCCCGAAAAGGTTCGGCTCGATCCAGGACGCCAGGGCGTTCTGCGTCCAGTTCTTCCAATGGTACAACCACGACCATCATCACACCGGCATCGGCCTGATGACGCCTTGGCAGGTTCATTCCGGACAAGCCCCGACCATCCGCGAAACCCGCCTGAAAACATTGGCCGACGTGTATGCAAAAAATCCACAGCGCTTCGTCAGAAAGCCGCCTCAGCCACCGGAATTGCCGGATGCCGCCTGGATCAATCCGCCGGAAAAGAAGGCCGCCGCGTGA